A genomic stretch from Psilocybe cubensis strain MGC-MH-2018 chromosome 1, whole genome shotgun sequence includes:
- a CDS encoding Ras guanine nucleotide exchange factor P produces the protein MSVSNEPIDIPVLPPLETSPFNTNNDNLLVPADKDSASFQSPSLSFAESFSTALSSPGDASEEATKLPLSSLSPLQNLRKSISVDSFVQYGREGSRNYSNQSPKHLKNSLYDTEMGTDSNTHPEVEPWSSRRENLSSSSTPVDHDSPSPLDFDVDRSDSITDANSSERFRRISLKTQEPTIPFIRGGHLPLPSRARNNSASMASTVTAIRERGVVSSMSSLQSPSLNSSTYEFFPAGRTRSGSLGYNPPQSSKRVVNTVLESIQTVVLAVIGTTGCGKSTVIRKGLSQYKLSETTTLMESSHPSRLPRSVDKRRSSSLTVDLPASPVSPVTSQPAIIDSIEVEISSTSNVPLPWPKDLPTIDGLIICYDRSNKSSFEPVEALLKNYRSTNLPIMVLGCKSDLSSEVDSNDSLSMLKKYDTGLIEVSNQSDDGKEKMRQSFSYMLKAVARQRGIVSFDLLSIVINTGVVPKKQDDARNPAAPPPLHRVGTPWTDFEQTAPSSSTLIPSTSETPSKSENTDIPPNTSPPIPAAITQSPIWSQSSNDDNIDSQPSVGTELLPAVSSEDTHTEPVENLPSHIDEPAPSIVQKKTVKEPRPAQWADLDALLDKLLFLAVSGEEPNFITNFLLTFRRFTTPRTVLLAMQKRMRQLDNPSGDPMFACFAQMRICHLLETWIHDFAHDFSVPGTSGALNALIKSIIAKTHLLHYGSEFLPFLEQLPSLKDQDTAWAKKVEFIENESDESEAEDDETRVGDTESVEMDSDVLPPSTSPQASFPARERKSSTPLPKTISIPPQLNSYLQSNQDQPPKQQLKELVKLAQEVLNTDPSEIAQEITRIWVKLFLNIKPRDWLHYTFVSGKTIGEPITAFNTVSNHLADWVVSLILCHERPRNRARQIEKFVEIAQKLRQMNNYSALRAFVAGINNATDDPTMELFKTKSPDASKNLRSWDVLLQQVRAHRAYRLALRNSKGACIPALEVHMTDLIRAHEGNGDSNPAYPDKIHWGKFNMMGRFISSTLQCQAQCRNSHDYDFPERPAITQLIFKANVMSIEMQKSRLKSQEFDYDDAVPHSQPKDVAGLRKIFFW, from the exons ATGTCGGTCTCGAATGAGCCTATAGACATTCCAGTTCTTCCACCTTTGGAGACATCCCCGTTCAACACTAACAACGATAATCTCCTTGTACCAGCAGACAAGGACTCCGCCAGCTTTCAATCCCCCTCACTCTCTTTCGCCGAATCGTTTTCGACAGCCCTCTCATCACCCGGAGACGCCAGTGAAGAGGCCACCAAACTCCCTTTATCTTCACTGTCCCCTCTACAAAATCTCCGGAAATCTATATCTGTCGACTCATTTGTTCAGTATGGTCGCGAGGGGTCTCGAAATTATTCAAATCAGTCTCCCAAACATTTGAAAAACAGTCTATATGACACAGAAATGGGGACAGATAGTAACACTCATCCAGAAGTGGAACCTTGGTCTAGCCGACGCGAGAACTTGAGCTCTAGTTCTACCCCAGTAGATCATGATTCACCCTCCCCGCTGGATTTTGATGTTGATCGTTCTGACTCCATTACCGATGCTAATTCCTCAGAACGTTTTCGACGTATATCTTTAAAAACGCAAGAGCCGACTATACCCTTTATACGAGGGGGACATTTACCTCTTCCCTCGAGAGCCCGAAATAACAGTGCTTCAATGGCTTCCACGGTGACAGCAATCAGGGAACGAGGGGTCGTTTCCTCAATGTCATCTCTTCAATCCCCTTCATTGAATAGCTCGACTTATGAATTCTTCCCTGCGGGTCGAACGCGCAGTGGAAGTTTGGGCTACAACCCCCCACAGTCCTCCAAGCGTGTCGTA AACACTGTATTGGAGTCTATACAAACTGTCGTCCTTGCTGTTATAGGGACCACTGGTTGCGGCAAATCAACAGTCATTCGCAAGGGCCTTTCGCAGTACAAATTATCAGAAACAACTACGTTGATGGAGTCTTCTCACCCTTCACGCCTACCTCGAT CTGTAGACAAACGCCGGAGTAGTTCACTCACAGTGGATTTGCCAGCTTCTCCAGTATCCCCAGTGACATCTCAGCCTGCTATTATCGACTCTATTGAAGTTGAGATATCAAGCACAAGCAATGTCCCACTTCCTTGGCCAAAAGACCTACCCACCATTGACGGCCTCATCATTTGTTACGACCGGTCCAATAAAAGTTCATTCGAACCTGTGGAAGCCCTTCTCA AGAATTATAGGTCGACTAATTTACCAATCATGGTCTTGGGATGCAAATCCGATTTAAGCTCGGAAGTGGATTCTAATGATTCTTTGAGCATGTTGAAGAAATATGACACTGGCCTGATTGAGGTGTCCAATCAAAGTGATGATGGGAAGGAGAAAATGAGACAGTCCTTCTCATACATGCTCAAAGCCGTTGCTCGGCAGAGAGGTATCGTCTCCTTTGACCTCCTGTCGATTGTTATTAATACTGGTGTAGTACCAAAGAAACAGGATGATGCTAGAAATCCGGCGGCGCCTCCACCATTGCATCGCGTCGGGACACCATGGACAGATTTCGAACAAACGGCGCCGTCAAGCTCAACTTTGATACCCTCAACAAGTGAAACCCCTTCCAAGTCTGAAAATACTGATATACCCCCAAATACCAGCCCACCCATCCCCGCAGCTATTACGCAGTCACCAATTTGGTCACAGTCCAGCAATGATGATAATATAGATTCCCAGCCGTCGGTGGGCACAGAATTATTACCAGCGGTTTCTTCTGAAGATACCCATACGGAGCCTGTGGAAAATTTACCATCTCATATTGACGAACCCGCGCCATCTATAgttcaaaaaaaaactgtCAAAGAGCC GCGTCCTGCCCAATGGGCAGATCTAGATGCACTGCTTGATAAGTTGCTATTTTTGGCCGTTAGTGGTGAAG AACCGAACTTTATCACCAACTTTCTCTTGACATTTCGGCGGTTCACTACACCCAGAACCGTCTTGCTTGCTATGCAAAAGAGAATGCGACAGCTTGATAATCCATCAGGGGACCCAATGTTTGCCTGTTTTGCTCAAATGCG AATTTGCCACCTCTTAGAAACATGGATACATGATTTTGCGCATGATTTTTCCGTGCCAGGGACGTCTGGCGCCCTCAATGCCCTAATAAAATCCATAATTGCCAAAACTCACCTTCTACATTATGGGTCGGAATTTCTCCCCTTCTTGGAACAATTGCCTAGCCTTAAGGATCAAGATACCGCTTGGGCAAAAAAGGTTGAATTTATCGAGAATGAAAGTGATGAAAGTGAGGCCGAAGATGATGAGACTAGGGTTGGCGACACGGAGTCTGTAGAAATGGATTCAGATGTCTTGCCACCTTCTACTTCACCTCAAGCATCGTTTCCTGCTCGAGAGCGCAAATCCAGTACCCCTTTGCCAAAGACAATATCGATACCGCCGCAACTCAACAGTTACCTACAGTCCAACCAGGACCAACCTCCAAAGCAGCAATTAAAGGAATTAGTCAAGCTTGCGCAGGAAGTTTTGAATACTGATCCCTCTGAGATAGCTCAGGAAATCACTCGAATATGGGTCAAACTTTTTTTAAATATAAAG CCTCGGGACTGGCTGCATTATACATTTGTATCGGGGAAAACAATTGGCGAACCCATCACTGCATTCAATACTGTATCAAATCATCTTGCAGACTG GGTCGTGTCATTGATTCTTTGCCACGAACGACCAAGAAATCGTGCCCGACAGATTGAGAAGTTTGTCGAAATTGCCCAGAAACTCAGACAAATGAACAATTATTCAGCATTGCGTGCTTTTGTGGCTGGAATCAATAATGCCACTGACGATCCCACTATGGAGCTTTTCAAGACTAAATCACCAGATGCGTCGAAAAATCTGAGGTCGTGGGATGTACTTTTACAGCAAGTACGCGCCCATCGCGCTTATCGACTGGCGTTACGAAATTCGAAAGGGGCTTGCATTCCAGCCTT GGAGGTCCATATGACGGATCTTATCCGAGCGCACGAGGGAAATGGAGACTCAAACCCTGCATATCCTGACAAGATTCATTGGGGGAAGTTCAACATGATGGGTCGCTTTATCTCTAGCACCCTACAGTGCCAAGCTCAATGTCGAAACTCGCATGATTACGATTTCCCGGAACGCCCTGCCATTACACAACTGATTTTCAAAGCAAATGTTATGTCGATTGAG ATGCAAAAGTCAAGATTAAAATCCCAAGAGTTTGATTATGATGATGCTGTTCCTCATAGTCAGCCTAAGGACGTCGCAGGTCTACGGAAGATATTCTTCTGGTGA
- a CDS encoding Phosphatidylinositol N-acetylglucosaminyltransferase GPI2 subunit, whose amino-acid sequence MTRTFEHYGWQKVLWKRQDYPDNYVPPALFLASLQRNPNFRPYTYWPLVVLSCSLTQHLAVTFIFLAVFVRLKDQKLDPRSLICGSVLCFLVGYVIWNTLDQRGSAERHSSHLKTLKSSIMMFLALMSLSPVLRTLTAATSSDSIWALSVVLFSLNALLADYTASKPEDSHEGLSSVLSMNAAVSASVVLASRLATDVSVFALMLFSIQSFALFPMLRHRLQSSSIVVWGLITIGLWFSAIYLIAELSRTIMWLCSSVLFFVTLVAPGVLLWAQRYKNIIRGPWDVAVPVVR is encoded by the exons ATGACTCGAACGTTTGAACACTACGGTTGGCAAAAAGTGCTCTGGAAACGACAGGATTATCCAGATAATTATGTCCCCCCTGCGCTATTTCTTGCTTCTTTGCAAAGAAACC CCAATTTTCGACCCTACACTTATTGGCCTTTAGTTGTTCTGTCCTGCTCACTCACTCAGCATCTTGCGGTGACCTTTATATTTCTAGCTGTGTTTGTTCGGTTGAAGGATCAAAAGTTGGACCCTCGGTCTCTCATATGCGGTTCTGTGTTATGCTTCCTCGTTGGCTACGTCATATGGAATACATTAGATCAAAGAGGCAGCGCAGAGCGTCACTCTAGTC ACCTTAAGACGCTGAAATCTTCTATTATGATGTTTTTGGCACTTATGTCACTTTCACCAGTTTTACGGACCTTGACTGCCGCTACATCCTCTGATTCTATTTGGGCGTTATCCGTCGTTCTTTTTAGTCTAAATGCTCTTCTAGCTGATTATACTGCTAGTAAACCAGAAGACTCTCATGAAGG GCTTTCATCGGTGTTGTCAATGAACGCAGCTGTATCTGCATCTGTAGTTCTGGCGTCGCGTCTCGCAACGGATGTCTCTGTTTTCGCATTGATGTTATTCTCCATTCAGTCCTTTGCTTTGTTTCCTATGTTGCGTCACCGTTTACAA TCTTCTTCAATCGTTGTGTGGGGTTTGATTACTATTGGCCTCTGGTTCTCTGCCATCTACCTAATTGCCGAATTATCCCGCACCATTATGTGGCTATGTTCCtctgttttattttttgtcaCACTAGTTGCCCCTGGAGTTTTGCTGTGGGCACAGCGATATAAAAA TATCATTCGTGGGCCATGGGATGTAGCCGTTCCAGTAGTTCGTTGA